AACCTGCTATTCATAATTACGAAGCACTCGAATAGTAATTTCATCTTTACCAGGTATATCATATTCCGGCAAATATATTGTTGTCTTATAAATCGATGATACTTTTTTCTCATAAGTGTAAATATTCCTAAAAAGAAATAACTGTGAATTCCTCAGGCATGGAGTTAGTAAATACCTGCGTCGTAACTCCAAGTTTAGTATAAGTCTTTAATACGAACGGAATACCATTTGACAAGAAATCTGTACCGTCGGAAATTTGAAAATGAAGATGGGGAGATGTTGAATTACCTGAGTTACCAATTAAAGCCAAAGGATCACCTTCCTTAACAATGTCTCCAACTTTTACAAAAAAAGAATTTGGATGAATGTGAGCATAGAGAGCATACATGCCGTTTCCGATATCCATCTCTAAATAATTGCCGTCCATCTCATCAAGATTGTTAAATTGAACATCCTGAGCATTGCCATGATTTTCAGGCCTGCCATCCGTAATGGAGGTTATTACCCCATTTGAAACAGCATAAAGAGTATCAAGGTAATTAAAATATGAGCTGTTTACTTTAGGATCGCCCTGATAATAAGCATTAAAAGAATCATTAAGCTGCGCATTGTCAAAAGCAAACCTTTCACTGTTCATTATTTTAGAATTTACAAAGAATAAAACTTTAAAGTGTGAGCCCATAGACGATTGATTCATGAAAATCCAGTTTTTTCCTTTAACCGGAGATCCTATAACAATGGGAGATTCATTAAACCTCGGGACAAATGATCCTCCTTCCACCACTACGTTTTCATTTTTACTATTCTTTAGTATAAACCGGTGAAAA
This region of Bacteroidales bacterium genomic DNA includes:
- a CDS encoding M23 family metallopeptidase — translated: MWEYEKEGLTLEQVQILDYNSNTELFTIDKSQLPLIFKEPLQQFPYFTQDKIFYYYMSIQLPLVLDKPKPAKIFHRFILKNSKNENVVVEGGSFVPRFNESPIVIGSPVKGKNWIFMNQSSMGSHFKVLFFVNSKIMNSERFAFDNAQLNDSFNAYYQGDPKVNSSYFNYLDTLYAVSNGVITSITDGRPENHGNAQDVQFNNLDEMDGNYLEMDIGNGMYALYAHIHPNSFFVKVGDIVKEGDPLALIGNSGNSTSPHLHFQISDGTDFLSNGIPFVLKTYTKLGVTTQVFTNSMPEEFTVISF